The Acidobacteriota bacterium genome contains the following window.
GCCTTTACTGCCCCCACCCCACATGGATAATGGATGCCGCATTTCCAACCACACAAAGAGATTCACGAATGAGCAATCAAGCGGATGTTCTGATCATTGGCGGCGGCCATAACGGTTTGGTCACGGCGGGTTACCTGGCGCGCGCTGGGTTGCGCGTCACCATGCTCGAACAGCGCGCGGTTGTCGGCGGCGCAAGCGTGACCGAAGAACCCTGGCCGGGCTTTAAGGTCTCGACACTGTCCTATCTGTGTTCGCTGCTGCAACCGCGCATCATCAACGATCTGGAGTTGGCGAAATACGGCTATCACATCTACCCCAAAGACCCGTCGTTTTTTACGGCCTATCCCGATGGGCGGCACATCTTCTTTTATCAAAGCATGGCCAAGACGGTCGCCGAAATTGCCAAGTTTTCCAAACACGATGCCGAGGTCTATCCGCAATATGAGGAAGAGTTGGCGCAGTTGGCCGAGTGGGTCGAATCGTTGTTGCTCGAAACGCCGCCGAACATCGTGCGGCGCAAGTTGGGCGATTTGCTGCAAATGGGCAAGCTGGGGTTGAACACTTTGAAGCTGGGTGATGCCGGATTGGTGCGCATGGTCAAAGTGATGACCCAGAGCGCCAAAGAATTTTTGCAAGAACGCTTCGAGTCCGAAGAGATCAAGACAACGCTGGCGACTGATGGCGTGATCGGCACGAATGGCGGGCCTTCGACGCCGGGGACGGCTTACATCCTGTTGCATCACGTGATGGGCGGGGCGGCGGGTGCGCGCGGCCTGTGGGGTTTTGTGCGCGGCGGGATGGGCGCGATCAGTCTGGCGTTGGCGCAATCGGCCCAAGCCAAAGGCGCGGTGATTCGCACCAATGCGGGCGTTGAACGGATTCTGATCAAGGACGGCAAAGCCTACGGCGCGGTGCTGGCGAATGGCGAAGAGTTCACCGCCAAAGTCGTGGTGTCGAACGCCGAGCCGAAACGCACCTTTTTGCAGATGGTGGAAGCGAAGCATCTCGAAGACGATTTCCGCCAGAGCATCGAGCATTTTCGCTGCGAAGGCTCGGTGGTGAAAATCAATCTGGCGCTCGACGGTTTGCCCAACTTCACGGCCTTCCCGAATAAGTCTGACAAAGAGGTCAATCTGCCGCATCGCACGACGATGCACGTTTGTCCGACGATGGATTACGTAGACCGCGCTTGGGAAGACGCTTTGCAAGGTCGGCTCTCGACGCGCCCGATGCTGGAATGCACGATCCCGTCGGTCTATGACGATTCGCTGGCGCCGCCGGGCCGGCACGTGATGAACATCTTTGCGCAATACGCGCCGTACAAATTGAAAGAGGGCGAGTGGACGCAGGCGTTGAAAGACGCATTCGCCGACCGCTGTCTGGATGCCTTTGCCGAATACGCGCCGAACATCAAAGACATCATTTTGCACCGGCAGGTGATCTCGCCGCTCGATATGGAACAGGAATACGGTCTGACCGGCGGCAATATCTTCCACGGCGACATGAATCTGGATCAGTTGTTCTTTTTGCGTCCGGTGGCGGGTTGGGCGAACTATCGCACACCGATTCGCGGTCTGTATTTATGCGGCGCTGGCACGCATCCGGGCGGCGGCGTGATGGGTGCGCCGGGTTTCAACGCGGCGCGTGAGATTTTGAAAGACCTGAAATGAAGACGATTCTTTTGCTGCTTGCTTCCAACGTCTTTATGACGTTCGCTTGGTACGGTCATCTGCGGTTCAGGGGGATGGCGTTGTGGAAGGCGATCCTCATCAGTTGGCTGATTGCTTTGCCGGAGTACGGCTTGCAAGTGCCTGGCAACCGCTTCGGCTATGGGCAATTCACGGCGGCGCAATTGAAGATGATGCAGGAAGTCATCACGCTGACGGTCTTTTGTGTGTTCTCGGTGTTGTATTTGAAAGAGCCGCTCAAATGGAACTACCTCGTCGGCTTCGCCATGATTCTGGGCGCGGTCTTTTTTGTTTTCAAAGAATGGTAACAACAAATGGTACCAACAGGGGGAACTGAGATGGATGCTGCAACGATTGGGTTCGTAGTTTTGGCGGTGATCGTGTTGTTGATTGTGGCGCGC
Protein-coding sequences here:
- a CDS encoding NAD(P)/FAD-dependent oxidoreductase, which codes for MSNQADVLIIGGGHNGLVTAGYLARAGLRVTMLEQRAVVGGASVTEEPWPGFKVSTLSYLCSLLQPRIINDLELAKYGYHIYPKDPSFFTAYPDGRHIFFYQSMAKTVAEIAKFSKHDAEVYPQYEEELAQLAEWVESLLLETPPNIVRRKLGDLLQMGKLGLNTLKLGDAGLVRMVKVMTQSAKEFLQERFESEEIKTTLATDGVIGTNGGPSTPGTAYILLHHVMGGAAGARGLWGFVRGGMGAISLALAQSAQAKGAVIRTNAGVERILIKDGKAYGAVLANGEEFTAKVVVSNAEPKRTFLQMVEAKHLEDDFRQSIEHFRCEGSVVKINLALDGLPNFTAFPNKSDKEVNLPHRTTMHVCPTMDYVDRAWEDALQGRLSTRPMLECTIPSVYDDSLAPPGRHVMNIFAQYAPYKLKEGEWTQALKDAFADRCLDAFAEYAPNIKDIILHRQVISPLDMEQEYGLTGGNIFHGDMNLDQLFFLRPVAGWANYRTPIRGLYLCGAGTHPGGGVMGAPGFNAAREILKDLK
- a CDS encoding DMT family protein → MKTILLLLASNVFMTFAWYGHLRFRGMALWKAILISWLIALPEYGLQVPGNRFGYGQFTAAQLKMMQEVITLTVFCVFSVLYLKEPLKWNYLVGFAMILGAVFFVFKEW